aggccttaatcgaatccaagcaacggTATCCGCATTATCAAAAGCTAGTGTACGCAGTCCTCAGGGCCCAGAGGCGACTGGCCCcctacttccacgagcaccccatcaaggtagtcgcctcaacaccactcgccgacatcatccgtaaccgcgacgcaactggccggatcgccaagtgggcagtcgaactcggcgtccacaacatcacctacgagtcgcgccacgccatcaagtctcaggcactcgccgacttcctcgccgactgggaagaggcccagcaaccgagctcccccgcggacctcaagcattggacactgcacttcgacggttcCAAGAACCTCGAAGGGGCAGGCGCAGGAGTCGTCCTCACATCGCCAAAAGGCGACACCGTGAAGTACGTCCTACAACTCAGGttcgagccctgcaccaacaacatggccgaatACGAGGCGCTCCTACACGGCATGCGAATAGCAAAGGAaatgggcgcaacacggctgcgctgtctcggcgattccgacctagtcgccagccagacttccggcacctgcgacgccaccgacgccaacatgatTGCATACAAGCGCGCggtcgaccaagccggcgctagcTTCGCCGGCCACGTCGTCGAATGGGTCGACCGGCGCAAGAATGAGGAAGCAGATGCGCTAGCCAGActcgggtccaagcgactccaaCCTCCTCCAGGCGTTGTCCTTGatatcctcagccacccctcggtaCGCGCACCtcgcgagctggacattgccgagccCCCTGCTCCCGACTCCACTCTAGTCGCACTCGCCTCCGACAGCGTCGACTGGACGGAGCCATACCTAAGCTACCTCGAACGCCAGGTGCTGCCAATGGATGAAACCAAAGCACGAGCAATCGTACGCAGGTGCAAGTCTTTCACCATTATCAACAAAGAGCTATACAAGCGCAgcgtctcgggagtgttccagCGATGCGTCGCCACCGACGAAGGGCGCAAAATactgcgcgacatccacgcaggggactgcggccaccacgcaggcgcgcgttCCATAGTCGCCAAAGCTTTCCGCCACGGCTTCTATTGGCCGACAGCCCATGAAGACGCAGTCGCGCTCATCCGCTcgtgcgccgggtgccaaaagtatgcaagccagtcgcacatgccggGATCAGCActgaagaccatccccctcacctggccATTCGACGTCTAGGGTCTGGACATGGTAGGGAAATTCAAAACAGCCCCCGGTGGGTACACTCACCTCCTGGT
This region of Lolium perenne isolate Kyuss_39 chromosome 2, Kyuss_2.0, whole genome shotgun sequence genomic DNA includes:
- the LOC127321086 gene encoding uncharacterized protein: MIAYKRAVDQAGASFAGHVVEWVDRRKNEEADALARLGSKRLQPPPGVVLDILSHPSVRAPRELDIAEPPAPDSTLVALASDSVDWTEPYLSYLERQVLPMDETKARAIVRRCKSFTIINKELYKRSVSGVFQRCVATDEGRKILRDIHAGDCGHHAGARSIVAKAFRHGFYWPTAHEDAVALIRSCAGCQKYASQSHMPGSALKTIPLTWPFDV